One window of the Dromaius novaehollandiae isolate bDroNov1 chromosome 25, bDroNov1.hap1, whole genome shotgun sequence genome contains the following:
- the MEF2B gene encoding myocyte-specific enhancer factor 2B, translating to MGRKKIQISRILDQRNRQVTFTKRKFGLMKKAYELSVLCDCEIALIIFNSTNRLFQYASTDMDKVLLKYTEYSEPHESRTNSDILETLKRKGLGLEGPELELDEAPDAGDRTRRPSEGVDLTVVRPRFYPPAPLPGHEAAYGGSPPDGALGGSPQSHGRPPAFKPAVPKPGQPSGRSPGPLPPGLGYPLFSPGNLGRALATKTPPPLYLGAEGRRGEAQGSLASGRSGASAARPLYPGLQTLSPVLAPGSATHGLAGFPFLASAQAEFGAGEAPAPPGFLQPGTAAAWQHPRDVAALG from the exons ATGGGCcggaaaaaaatacagatcagCCGGATCCTGGATCAGCGGAACCGGCAG GTGACCTTCACCAAGCGGAAGTTCGGGCTGATGAAGAAGGCGTACGAGCTGAGCGTGCTGTGCGACTGCGAGATCGCCCTCATCATCTTCAACAGCACCAACCGCCTCTTCCAGTACGCCAGCACCGACATGGACAAGGTGCTGCTCAAGTACACCGAGTACAGCGAGCCGCACGAGAGCCGCACCAACTCCGACATCCTCGAG acGCTCAAGCgcaaggggctggggctggagggccCCGAGCTGGAGCTGGACGAGGCGCCCGACGCCGGGGACAGGACGCGGCGGCCGAGCGAGGGCGTGGACCTGACGGTGGTGCGGCCCCGCTTCTAC cccccggcgccgctgccgggccACGAAGCAGCCTACGGCGGCTCCCCGCCGGACGGGGCCCTCGGCGGCTCCCCGCAGAGccacggccgcccgcccgccttcAAGCCGGCCGTGCCGAAGCCCGGGCAGCCGTCGGGACGCtcgccggggccgctgccgccaG GTCTCGGCTACCCCCTCTTCTCTCCCGGCAACCTCGGCCGAGCCCTGGCCACCAAGACGCCGCCCCCCCTTTACCTGGGGGCCGAAGGGCGTCGCGGCGAAGCCCAGGGCAGCCTGGCGAGCGGCCGGAGCGGTGCCAGCGCCGCG cggcCGCTCTACCCCGGCCTGCAGACGCTgagccccgtgctcgccccgggCAGCGCGACCCACGGCCTCGCCGGCTTCCCCTTCCTCGCCTCGGCCCAAGCAG AGTTCGGGGCTGGcgaggccccggccccccccggcttCCTGCagcccggcaccgcggcggcctGGCAGCACCCGCGGGACGTGGCGGCACTGGGGTAA